One genomic segment of Desulfurobacterium indicum includes these proteins:
- a CDS encoding flagellin, producing MRIPDIAYFDIFKKYDSIRQEELERYNLEAASGKKLLKPSDDPVNFVRALRYKKLNKNIETYLRNSDLVLTDLDTAESTMGTIVNTGESLRAKIVQILNTGVINDNEAKALKDYFLKIKDYIINQANISVGGDFLFGGIKSKTAPFAPDGTYQGETEETTAPVSKGVELNTTFNGAEYMGVNYASGKILLVDVIDTIVNAIDNGNLDQLNDMTISVDLDNTGTPRQMKILDAFDAGLSKIMEHRSQIGSQIATLTDLKTQNESLKLKFTNLVSEMEDADYSETIMNLQKSQTAYQALLAAISNTKDLSLLNFLK from the coding sequence ATGAGAATACCCGATATAGCATACTTTGACATTTTTAAAAAATACGACAGTATAAGGCAAGAAGAGCTGGAAAGATATAACCTTGAAGCAGCTTCTGGCAAAAAGCTTCTAAAACCATCAGACGACCCTGTAAACTTTGTAAGAGCTTTAAGGTATAAAAAACTGAACAAAAACATAGAAACATACCTCAGAAACAGTGACCTTGTCTTAACAGACCTTGATACAGCAGAATCCACCATGGGAACAATAGTAAACACTGGCGAATCTTTAAGAGCAAAAATTGTTCAGATCCTAAACACAGGTGTGATAAACGACAATGAAGCTAAAGCATTAAAAGATTACTTTCTGAAAATAAAAGACTACATTATTAATCAGGCAAACATCTCCGTAGGCGGAGATTTTCTTTTTGGAGGGATAAAATCAAAAACGGCTCCTTTCGCACCTGACGGAACATACCAGGGAGAAACCGAAGAAACAACCGCTCCCGTGTCAAAAGGTGTCGAACTTAACACTACATTCAACGGAGCAGAATACATGGGAGTAAATTACGCTTCAGGTAAGATACTTCTGGTTGATGTAATAGACACAATTGTAAATGCAATAGACAACGGTAATCTTGATCAACTTAACGACATGACTATAAGCGTTGATCTTGACAACACTGGAACACCCAGGCAGATGAAAATCCTCGATGCTTTTGATGCAGGTTTGTCAAAAATAATGGAGCACCGCTCCCAAATAGGAAGTCAAATAGCAACATTAACCGATTTAAAAACACAAAACGAATCCTTAAAACTTAAATTCACAAATCTTGTATCGGAAATGGAAGATGCTGACTATTCAGAAACGATAATGAACCTTCAAAAAAGCCAAACTGCATACCAGGCACTTCTGGCTGCAATATCAAACACAAAAGACTTAAGCCTGTTAAACTTCCTCAAATAA
- a CDS encoding glycosyltransferase: protein MKDIKKISIVVPLYNEEDNVDELYMRIKKVVEFLSLDYEIIFVDDGSTDKTIEKLEAIAAKDKRVKVVEFARNFGQTPAMMAGMDMATGDVIITMDGDLQNDPDDIPRLLEKIEEGYDVVSGWRKNRKDAAISRKLPSKIANWLIGRLTGIKIHDYGCSLKAYRSSVIKRVRLYGEMHRFIPAVVSTVTSPDKIIEIPVKHHPRKYGKSKYGISRTFKVIVDLFYVWFVKKYMQKPIHFFGGIGLTLLFIGLVFFSYLMGIKIMGHSIGGRPLLIISVMFIISGLQMLTTGIISEILMRIYFESQNKKPYVIRRVINSEEE from the coding sequence ATGAAGGATATTAAGAAAATTTCTATAGTGGTTCCACTTTACAATGAAGAAGATAATGTTGACGAGCTTTACATGAGAATAAAAAAGGTTGTTGAATTTCTTTCTCTTGATTATGAAATAATTTTTGTTGATGACGGTAGCACGGATAAAACCATTGAGAAGCTTGAGGCAATTGCCGCAAAGGATAAGAGAGTGAAAGTTGTTGAGTTTGCCAGGAATTTTGGACAGACACCTGCGATGATGGCAGGTATGGATATGGCTACCGGTGATGTGATTATTACAATGGATGGAGATTTGCAGAACGATCCTGACGACATACCAAGGCTCCTTGAAAAGATAGAAGAAGGTTATGATGTTGTAAGCGGATGGCGAAAAAATCGTAAGGATGCTGCCATTTCAAGAAAACTGCCTTCAAAGATAGCAAACTGGTTGATAGGAAGGTTAACAGGTATAAAAATTCACGATTATGGCTGTTCTTTAAAGGCTTATAGAAGTTCTGTTATAAAACGGGTAAGACTTTACGGTGAGATGCACAGGTTTATACCTGCAGTTGTTTCGACTGTTACTTCTCCGGATAAAATCATAGAGATACCTGTAAAGCATCATCCAAGAAAGTATGGAAAATCAAAATATGGTATTTCAAGGACTTTTAAGGTAATTGTTGACCTATTTTATGTCTGGTTTGTTAAAAAGTATATGCAGAAACCGATTCATTTTTTTGGTGGTATAGGTTTAACGCTTTTATTTATTGGTCTTGTCTTTTTTTCTTACCTTATGGGTATAAAGATTATGGGGCATTCTATAGGAGGCAGACCGCTTCTTATTATATCGGTTATGTTCATAATCTCTGGGCTTCAGATGTTAACTACAGGTATTATCAGCGAGATATTGATGCGCATCTATTTTGAGTCTCAAAATAAGAAACCTTACGTTATAAGGAGAGTTATTAATAGTGAAGAAGAGTAA
- a CDS encoding PSP1 domain-containing protein, whose protein sequence is MKTALKFKYLDTEKTGLAIAPDDFDANYNERAVVETDRGVEIVKVLGVYRINEETFESFGFKEENTFKVLRKPTNEDLDKFRENEKFCREAIPICKEKIKKHELPMKLVKAYTTLNKERLVFYFTSETRVDFRQLVRDLASHFRLRIELRQIGVRDEVKMIGSMGMCGKECCCKEYLECFDSISLSMARIQGLPPNPAKLSGVCGRLMCCLKYEEPIYRIREYLPQIGETITINGTTGRVVDVNIPTETVTLEVDSGVKKQIDIRTFIPDEEWERYTEEVKKFVDDKFKCFTKASTDHETEEEIPEQVE, encoded by the coding sequence ATGAAAACTGCCTTGAAGTTTAAATATTTAGATACCGAGAAAACAGGACTTGCCATTGCACCTGATGATTTTGACGCAAATTACAACGAAAGAGCTGTTGTAGAAACGGACAGAGGTGTTGAAATAGTAAAAGTTTTAGGAGTATATAGAATCAACGAAGAAACTTTCGAAAGCTTCGGATTCAAAGAAGAAAACACGTTTAAAGTTCTCAGAAAACCCACAAACGAAGATTTAGACAAATTCAGAGAAAACGAAAAATTCTGCCGGGAAGCAATACCTATCTGTAAGGAAAAGATAAAGAAACATGAGCTACCGATGAAACTTGTTAAAGCATACACAACATTAAACAAAGAAAGACTGGTATTTTATTTCACATCCGAAACCCGCGTTGATTTCAGACAGCTCGTCAGGGACCTTGCATCTCATTTCAGATTGCGAATAGAACTCAGACAAATAGGTGTCAGAGACGAAGTAAAAATGATAGGTTCTATGGGAATGTGCGGGAAAGAATGTTGTTGCAAAGAATACCTTGAATGTTTTGACTCTATATCTCTATCAATGGCAAGAATCCAGGGATTACCACCAAACCCGGCAAAACTTTCAGGTGTCTGTGGAAGGCTCATGTGTTGTTTAAAGTATGAAGAGCCTATATACCGTATAAGAGAATACCTTCCTCAGATAGGAGAAACCATAACTATTAACGGAACAACCGGGAGAGTCGTTGACGTCAACATACCAACTGAAACCGTTACACTTGAAGTTGACTCAGGAGTAAAAAAACAGATAGACATAAGAACGTTTATCCCCGATGAAGAATGGGAAAGATACACCGAGGAAGTAAAAAAATTCGTAGACGACAAATTCAAATGTTTTACAAAGGCGAGCACAGACCATGAAACTGAAGAAGAAATACCAGAGCAGGTTGAATAA
- the flgK gene encoding flagellar hook-associated protein FlgK: protein MSLLYSLSIAGQSLLTYQDAIDVTNKNISNAFTDGYSREEPVIADLPARSGAYIQDIKRISNKIMFSRYIKANQETEGLSDYKNILDQVEDVFNDTAGSGFGAALNDFFASLNDIAVNPGDLTARYAALSKAKVLVGRIRDSYSYLTDIKEKTNLGIKDTVDNINRLTEKLADINKNLKFFYKSNPDRYNEYLDERDRTLKELSSLVDTKVTFHEDGTVDVSTAKGFSLVIGINSQSLSYSTDGNNNPVIKWNNTDITAEFQNGKLGGYLKGIDFINQTIDRLNIFTTQFANAINTQHKAGYDLNGNPGTDFFTSDNGSSTIDASNITLNFEDPKLIAASQNATYPDSDNTNIKAIIALEDTPISGLNNQSFSEYYSTEIITPIATETNKTDNLIKSSIEIRDSLDQQLKEISAVNTDEEFINLTKFQRAYQASAKVVSVTDELIQTILNMI, encoded by the coding sequence ATGTCACTTCTATATTCACTATCAATAGCCGGGCAGTCACTCCTGACATATCAAGACGCTATTGACGTTACTAATAAAAATATTTCCAATGCATTTACCGATGGCTATTCAAGAGAAGAACCCGTAATTGCCGACCTTCCGGCAAGAAGTGGAGCTTACATTCAAGACATAAAAAGAATCTCCAACAAGATAATGTTTAGCAGATACATAAAAGCAAACCAGGAAACGGAAGGATTAAGCGACTATAAAAATATACTTGATCAGGTAGAAGATGTATTCAACGATACGGCAGGTAGCGGTTTTGGTGCTGCATTAAACGATTTCTTTGCATCGTTAAATGACATTGCCGTCAATCCCGGCGACTTAACAGCAAGATATGCTGCCCTTTCTAAAGCAAAAGTATTAGTTGGAAGGATAAGGGATTCTTACTCTTATTTAACAGATATAAAAGAGAAAACTAACTTGGGTATAAAAGATACTGTAGATAATATCAACCGTCTAACAGAAAAACTGGCTGACATAAACAAAAATTTGAAATTTTTCTATAAGTCAAACCCGGACAGATACAACGAATATCTGGACGAAAGAGATAGAACGCTAAAAGAATTAAGTTCTCTCGTAGACACAAAAGTTACATTCCACGAAGACGGCACCGTTGATGTTTCAACGGCAAAAGGATTTTCCCTCGTAATAGGCATAAATTCTCAATCCCTTTCATATTCTACTGATGGAAACAACAACCCTGTAATCAAGTGGAACAATACAGATATAACTGCCGAATTCCAGAATGGAAAACTTGGAGGTTACCTTAAAGGAATAGACTTTATAAACCAAACAATCGATAGGTTAAATATATTCACAACTCAATTTGCAAATGCAATAAACACACAGCACAAAGCAGGATATGATCTAAACGGTAACCCGGGAACAGACTTTTTCACAAGCGATAACGGCTCTTCCACAATAGACGCATCAAATATCACATTAAATTTTGAAGATCCAAAACTGATAGCTGCTTCCCAAAACGCAACATATCCTGATTCTGACAATACAAACATCAAAGCTATTATCGCACTCGAAGACACTCCTATCTCAGGCCTTAATAATCAAAGTTTCTCAGAATATTACTCAACAGAAATCATAACACCCATAGCAACTGAAACCAACAAAACAGACAACCTTATAAAATCTTCGATAGAAATAAGAGATTCTTTAGACCAGCAGTTAAAAGAAATATCAGCTGTAAACACCGATGAAGAGTTTATAAACCTAACGAAGTTTCAGAGAGCATACCAGGCATCTGCAAAAGTTGTAAGCGTAACAGATGAACTTATCCAGACAATCCTCAACATGATTTAG
- a CDS encoding ArnT family glycosyltransferase, which produces MNKILKDKKLLILAFLSVALFVLPNGFYSAFDKDEPKYLEAAHEMVKSEDYITPYYNYEYRFDKPILVYWLIVAGYKLFGVNEFGGRLFVSLFGVALVLMLYLWIKKWKDEEFAFWSSLILLSLLDFIVMSSAAMPDIVLTFFISASLMAFYNAYHEKKKRCYLAAFAAAGFATLTKGPVGLGLPGLVAVVYLVLRRDLIKTFKEIPWFSGFTLFTVIVAPWYAAILKKHGYLFFRDFIIFHNIERFTSKIPGHPTEWWYYLANYPWMFLPFSVVFLFAIYRFWKDRKKIFVDDLLMFSAVWFIVVCGFFQIAHTKLAHYLLPSFPAFAVLTTYYVRNYKEKLPYYLTAFLLFILILAVPAALILKGLPLVAAVMVLPIAFSVFFILKSNEPYKPLVFGFLSAMILFKWITLPALEPYRAKPFIGKELREMKLQHPKISVYSLAYTSPEIVYYYGEGKIPQIDFKKASEVLKKRDVLIVTRENRLKNLKVPYRVLDTKQELLTKHKLVIITSGEKNEGY; this is translated from the coding sequence ATGAATAAAATTTTGAAAGATAAGAAACTTTTGATTTTAGCTTTTCTGTCAGTTGCTCTTTTTGTTCTGCCTAACGGTTTCTACTCTGCTTTTGATAAAGATGAACCCAAATACCTTGAAGCTGCTCATGAAATGGTAAAGAGCGAGGATTATATAACTCCCTACTATAATTACGAGTATCGTTTTGATAAGCCAATCCTTGTTTATTGGCTCATTGTTGCAGGTTACAAACTTTTCGGTGTAAATGAATTTGGTGGTAGGCTTTTTGTTTCTCTCTTCGGTGTGGCGCTGGTGCTCATGCTTTATCTATGGATAAAGAAGTGGAAAGATGAGGAATTCGCGTTCTGGTCTTCTCTCATACTCCTTTCTCTGCTTGACTTTATCGTTATGTCTTCCGCTGCGATGCCTGATATTGTTTTAACCTTTTTTATATCGGCTTCTTTGATGGCTTTTTACAACGCTTATCATGAGAAGAAAAAAAGATGTTATCTTGCTGCTTTTGCAGCTGCGGGATTTGCAACATTAACTAAGGGACCAGTAGGACTTGGTCTTCCCGGGCTTGTTGCTGTTGTTTATCTTGTTCTGCGCCGTGATTTGATAAAAACTTTTAAAGAGATTCCGTGGTTTTCGGGATTTACCCTCTTTACGGTTATAGTGGCTCCCTGGTATGCGGCTATTTTGAAAAAGCATGGATATCTTTTCTTCAGGGATTTTATAATTTTCCATAATATAGAAAGGTTTACATCAAAAATTCCAGGTCATCCGACTGAATGGTGGTATTATCTTGCCAATTATCCGTGGATGTTCCTTCCTTTTTCCGTTGTGTTTTTATTTGCAATTTATAGATTTTGGAAGGACAGGAAGAAGATATTTGTTGACGATTTGTTGATGTTTTCGGCGGTTTGGTTTATCGTGGTTTGTGGATTCTTTCAAATAGCTCATACAAAGCTTGCCCACTATTTGCTTCCGTCTTTTCCGGCGTTTGCCGTTTTAACTACTTATTATGTTAGGAATTATAAAGAGAAGCTGCCCTATTACTTGACGGCGTTCTTGTTGTTTATTCTTATTCTTGCCGTTCCTGCTGCGCTTATTCTGAAAGGATTGCCTCTTGTTGCCGCGGTTATGGTTCTGCCTATCGCTTTTTCCGTGTTTTTTATTTTAAAGAGCAATGAACCTTACAAACCGCTTGTTTTTGGTTTTTTATCTGCAATGATCCTGTTTAAATGGATTACTTTACCTGCGCTTGAACCTTATAGAGCCAAGCCTTTTATAGGAAAGGAATTGAGAGAGATGAAACTTCAGCATCCGAAAATTTCTGTTTATTCGCTTGCCTATACAAGTCCTGAAATTGTTTATTATTACGGTGAGGGTAAAATTCCGCAAATAGATTTTAAAAAAGCCTCCGAAGTATTGAAGAAGAGGGATGTTTTAATCGTTACGAGAGAGAATAGGCTTAAAAATTTAAAGGTTCCGTATAGAGTGCTTGATACTAAACAAGAACTTTTGACAAAGCATAAACTGGTAATAATAACTTCGGGAGAGAAAAATGAAGGATATTAA
- a CDS encoding lysylphosphatidylglycerol synthase transmembrane domain-containing protein: protein MKKSNFLISVLILLLFVYVLYRYDVFSQISNMLRDLSYKDIAFSLFIYVFVYIFRALRLKLYIDEIPLSEMASVIGIHTFFNNIMPFRSGETSFPLILKKLYGIEITRSSVILFGARIFDLVSLSVLFLLSLFYVSFSDKRLIFFPILAVLLIVILLFVIYKFLCFFKERIPFFEKLIVASAVLFRADKLLLMFLFSICIWILKFTAFMFILNAAHLGLGFFKTIFVSTFAEFTTILPIHSVGGFGTFEAGMVGGFSLIGMSAKKALPYAVYFHTLILCMSGFTALSGWIYLSLRRKT from the coding sequence GTGAAGAAGAGTAATTTCTTAATTTCCGTTTTAATCCTTTTACTTTTTGTGTATGTTCTTTATAGGTATGATGTTTTTTCTCAGATTTCCAATATGCTGAGGGATTTGAGTTATAAAGATATTGCTTTTTCACTGTTTATTTATGTTTTTGTTTACATTTTCAGAGCTTTAAGACTCAAGCTTTATATCGATGAAATTCCTCTTTCAGAGATGGCTTCAGTAATAGGGATTCACACTTTTTTTAACAATATTATGCCTTTTCGTTCCGGAGAAACCTCATTCCCTCTTATATTGAAGAAGCTTTACGGCATAGAAATAACTCGTTCTTCGGTTATTTTGTTCGGTGCAAGGATATTTGATCTGGTGTCTTTATCTGTTCTCTTTCTGTTATCTTTGTTTTATGTCTCTTTTTCTGATAAGAGGTTGATATTTTTTCCCATACTTGCTGTTTTGCTTATAGTAATCTTGCTTTTTGTGATTTATAAGTTTCTTTGTTTTTTTAAAGAGAGGATACCGTTTTTTGAAAAATTGATAGTTGCATCGGCGGTGCTTTTCCGTGCGGATAAATTATTGCTGATGTTTCTATTTTCAATTTGTATATGGATTTTGAAATTTACGGCTTTTATGTTTATTTTAAATGCTGCTCATTTGGGACTTGGTTTCTTCAAAACTATTTTTGTTTCGACATTTGCAGAATTTACAACGATTCTACCTATTCATAGCGTAGGAGGATTTGGAACGTTTGAAGCAGGAATGGTAGGGGGATTTTCTCTTATAGGAATGAGTGCTAAAAAAGCACTTCCTTATGCTGTCTATTTCCATACTCTTATTCTTTGTATGTCAGGTTTTACAGCACTTTCAGGCTGGATATATCTTTCCTTGCGTAGAAAAACTTGA
- a CDS encoding radical SAM protein encodes MKLKKKYQSRLNNLFVYETEDGFHIESVFYRGDTLCISTQVGCPIGCHFCASGNKGFFRNLSEEEIKQQYLLLKEKLPIKGIAIAGIGEPSFNVNSVLKALIFFKNKKLKVTITTTGYPDKEFQKLLLSKHDGITLSIHGFSKSVRQKLFKLNFPFEKTLSTFENYIKQLSKTKRKKYQLGYLLLDGVNDSKEELSKLAELAKKYSLTVMLMMYNPVETSPFKPVSPEKYEENFRFLRKHGIRVTLSNRFRTDPLGGCGTLTIART; translated from the coding sequence ATGAAACTGAAGAAGAAATACCAGAGCAGGTTGAATAACCTTTTTGTATATGAAACAGAAGATGGCTTTCATATAGAATCTGTGTTTTACAGAGGAGATACACTCTGTATCTCCACACAGGTTGGATGTCCTATCGGATGCCATTTTTGTGCTTCAGGAAACAAAGGCTTTTTCAGAAACCTATCCGAAGAAGAGATAAAACAACAGTATCTGCTCTTAAAAGAGAAACTTCCTATCAAAGGAATTGCAATAGCAGGCATAGGAGAACCTTCTTTTAACGTTAATTCAGTTTTAAAAGCATTAATTTTTTTTAAAAACAAAAAGCTCAAAGTAACAATAACAACGACTGGCTATCCAGATAAAGAATTTCAAAAACTCCTATTATCGAAACACGACGGAATAACACTCTCTATCCACGGATTTTCAAAATCAGTAAGGCAAAAACTGTTTAAACTAAATTTTCCATTTGAAAAAACACTTTCAACATTTGAAAATTACATAAAACAGCTATCAAAAACAAAACGAAAAAAGTATCAGCTGGGATATCTTTTACTTGACGGTGTTAATGATTCCAAAGAAGAGTTATCAAAACTTGCCGAACTGGCGAAAAAATACAGTTTAACCGTAATGCTAATGATGTATAACCCGGTGGAAACAAGCCCCTTTAAACCTGTATCACCGGAAAAGTATGAGGAAAACTTCAGATTCTTGAGAAAGCACGGGATAAGAGTAACTTTAAGCAACCGATTCAGAACAGACCCCCTCGGAGGATGTGGAACTTTAACCATAGCAAGGACCTAA
- a CDS encoding RusA family crossover junction endodeoxyribonuclease, with protein MKKFRFYFVGKIPSKANYKKISHRRVYGEMKPFIINNPSVLSSQREAVFQFHIQKQKFGMEHFPIDKPVKVSFSFLLSGRIKQRDIDNAEKFIGDALEKAEILKRDSLIYVKENVEKRLGLRRFDEIVIIDIELLKDEIVHQLEREIEVFEDGLLKFFDELKIEVPYADRGRGKSKNR; from the coding sequence ATGAAAAAATTTCGCTTTTATTTTGTCGGTAAGATTCCCAGTAAAGCAAACTATAAGAAGATTTCTCACAGAAGGGTTTATGGTGAGATGAAGCCTTTTATAATTAATAATCCTTCTGTGCTTTCGTCTCAGAGAGAGGCTGTTTTCCAGTTTCATATTCAGAAGCAGAAATTTGGTATGGAGCATTTCCCAATAGATAAGCCGGTAAAAGTCTCTTTTTCCTTTCTGCTTTCGGGACGTATAAAACAGAGGGACATTGATAATGCTGAAAAGTTCATAGGTGATGCTCTTGAGAAGGCAGAGATTCTTAAAAGAGATTCTCTTATATATGTTAAAGAGAATGTAGAGAAACGTTTGGGATTGAGAAGATTTGACGAAATTGTAATTATTGATATAGAGCTTCTTAAAGATGAAATAGTTCATCAGCTTGAGAGGGAGATAGAAGTGTTTGAAGATGGGCTTTTGAAATTTTTTGATGAGCTTAAAATAGAGGTGCCTTATGCTGATAGAGGGCGAGGTAAGAGTAAAAATAGATGA
- a CDS encoding potassium channel family protein, with translation MPAQELEYLRKNVARKFLRILLLIVSVVLFSTIGIMIIEKWSFFDALWHVIITISTVGYGEIHPLTEAGRIFTMLIIIIAFSVYAYGASTIAYMIFEGDLKKYFAMKRLEKMISQMKNHTIVCGLGRTGLAAVQELHKEHIPFLVIEKDHEKINKILETFHNIRYIVGDATNDEILMKAGIKSAANLIITTSNDSNNLFITLSAKNLNPRVKVVARASEEASIPKLKIAGADEVISPNTIGGIRMASIAIRPNVVSFLDIVTRHGEIDLRLEEVKIPNDSPVHGKLLKDVQIPQKTGVIVIGIKREDGSFILNPVSTTMLLKGDTIIIIGTTEQFEKLKKLISGEDS, from the coding sequence ATGCCTGCACAAGAACTCGAATACTTAAGAAAAAATGTAGCAAGAAAGTTCCTAAGAATACTGCTTCTTATAGTAAGCGTCGTCCTTTTCTCAACCATAGGAATAATGATAATTGAAAAATGGTCTTTTTTCGACGCCCTATGGCACGTAATAATAACAATATCAACTGTAGGCTATGGAGAAATACATCCACTGACAGAAGCAGGCAGAATTTTTACAATGCTTATCATAATCATCGCATTTAGTGTTTACGCCTATGGAGCTTCAACCATTGCCTACATGATATTCGAAGGAGATCTAAAAAAATATTTTGCTATGAAGAGGTTGGAAAAGATGATTTCTCAAATGAAAAATCACACCATTGTTTGCGGACTTGGCAGAACAGGACTTGCAGCCGTCCAGGAGCTTCACAAAGAACACATTCCTTTTCTAGTAATAGAAAAAGACCACGAAAAAATAAACAAAATTCTTGAAACATTCCATAACATAAGATACATAGTAGGAGACGCCACAAACGACGAAATCTTAATGAAGGCTGGAATTAAATCCGCTGCCAACCTTATCATCACAACATCCAACGACTCCAACAACCTGTTTATAACCCTTTCTGCAAAAAACTTAAATCCAAGGGTAAAAGTAGTAGCAAGAGCATCGGAAGAAGCAAGTATTCCAAAACTTAAAATAGCAGGAGCAGACGAAGTCATATCTCCTAACACTATTGGCGGAATAAGGATGGCATCCATAGCCATAAGGCCTAATGTTGTAAGCTTCCTTGATATTGTAACCCGACACGGTGAAATAGATTTAAGATTGGAAGAGGTGAAAATTCCGAACGATTCTCCCGTTCACGGTAAACTTTTAAAAGATGTTCAAATTCCGCAAAAAACCGGCGTAATCGTGATAGGTATAAAAAGGGAAGATGGCTCATTTATACTCAATCCGGTGTCCACCACAATGCTTCTAAAGGGTGATACAATAATTATCATTGGAACAACAGAGCAGTTCGAAAAACTTAAAAAATTAATAAGCGGGGAAGATTCATGA
- a CDS encoding CsgG/HfaB family protein, which yields MRRSIAVLSVFILSAVFVAGCGGTATTVRTTPQNINAIASYKGKKARIAVLSFKCKAAKCNGRIGSGISEMLQDALMQSGKFIVLERGDEISAIQSERSFGAPVGPAGGPLERADIAVTGAIVAFEPNAGGFGIGVGGLLPKVPFLGGVKVGTKEAYIAAIIKLVDVRTGRILSSTRVEGKASSFSVGGLGGGLFGKVPLGVGLEEYKNTPMEKAIMVMIDNAVKAIAQNIPEDYYRYSSGGESVQPLKPSSAQSVSVTQTSASQGSAGTMSIGKVFTEDFEKYGLGQMAPFGPWQGKNVKVVQAVQMDGRIGKVAELKGKICLARRIYKDFQITLNKEIGGYKDLGIIFRASESPSAGYEAVFGPDWVRIFKFAGDSNVKIAENRFKPRNVNGWYTVSFKVKGNRIEAFVDDKKLIDITDNDPALNRPGFICLRRPYDDPFKIDNVEIVDLQ from the coding sequence ATGAGGAGGAGTATTGCTGTTTTAAGTGTCTTTATACTTTCAGCTGTTTTTGTTGCTGGGTGTGGAGGGACAGCTACTACTGTAAGAACAACACCACAGAATATTAATGCTATAGCCTCTTATAAAGGCAAAAAGGCGAGGATAGCTGTTCTCAGCTTTAAGTGTAAAGCGGCAAAGTGTAACGGACGTATAGGAAGCGGAATTTCAGAAATGCTTCAAGATGCTTTGATGCAGAGTGGCAAATTTATAGTCCTTGAAAGGGGAGATGAAATATCTGCTATTCAGTCTGAAAGGAGTTTTGGAGCACCTGTCGGACCGGCTGGAGGACCACTTGAAAGAGCTGATATTGCCGTTACAGGGGCTATAGTTGCTTTTGAACCTAATGCTGGAGGTTTTGGAATAGGAGTTGGCGGATTGCTTCCTAAAGTTCCATTCCTTGGTGGAGTTAAGGTGGGAACAAAGGAGGCATACATCGCTGCCATAATTAAACTTGTTGATGTAAGAACCGGAAGGATTTTAAGTTCAACAAGGGTTGAAGGTAAGGCTTCAAGTTTCAGTGTAGGAGGTCTTGGTGGCGGTCTTTTCGGAAAGGTGCCTCTGGGAGTTGGGCTTGAAGAGTATAAAAATACGCCTATGGAAAAGGCTATTATGGTTATGATAGATAATGCTGTGAAGGCGATAGCTCAGAATATACCTGAGGATTATTACAGATATTCTTCGGGAGGAGAAAGTGTTCAACCTTTAAAGCCTTCGTCAGCCCAGTCTGTATCTGTAACGCAAACTTCTGCTTCTCAGGGAAGCGCAGGAACGATGAGTATCGGAAAAGTCTTTACGGAGGATTTTGAAAAATATGGTCTTGGTCAGATGGCACCGTTTGGTCCCTGGCAGGGTAAGAATGTTAAAGTTGTTCAGGCAGTTCAAATGGATGGGCGTATAGGAAAAGTTGCGGAATTAAAAGGAAAAATTTGCTTGGCAAGAAGGATATATAAAGATTTTCAGATAACGCTTAATAAGGAGATTGGTGGTTATAAAGATCTTGGAATTATTTTTAGAGCTTCAGAAAGTCCGTCTGCCGGTTATGAGGCTGTTTTCGGTCCCGATTGGGTCAGAATTTTCAAGTTTGCAGGTGACAGTAATGTAAAAATTGCCGAGAACCGATTTAAGCCGAGAAACGTTAACGGCTGGTATACGGTGAGTTTCAAAGTCAAAGGAAACAGAATAGAAGCATTTGTCGATGATAAAAAACTGATTGATATTACGGATAACGACCCTGCTTTAAATAGACCAGGCTTTATCTGTTTGAGAAGACCTTATGATGATCCGTTTAAGATAGATAATGTGGAAATAGTTGACCTTCAGTAA